The nucleotide window GAAGGAGGGAGTGTCGGTGAGCACGGACAGGCAGGTGGCGCCGCCGCGCTGGTAGGCGCGGGCCAGCGCCGGCGGATCGAAGTCCGCCCGGATCAGGCCCTTGGAGGGACTCGCCTTCTTGATCTCCGCAATGAGCGCGGTGCGCCCTTCAGCCAGACTGGTGGCGATGGCTCCGGCAAACGGCCGCACGCGCGGCGCAGCACGGGCCGCCGCCTCGATCTCTCCCAGCGGACGGGCATGCTTGGCGACGGCAATCTCGTCGCGCTTGTAGGCTTCAATCTTCTTCAAAATATCGGTCATTGGGCCGCCTCCGGCGCCAGTTTCTCAGATACGGCCACGAGGTGCTCCAGCCGCGCGCGGGCGGAGCCGGTGTCAAGGCTGACCCGTGCCATCTCGACCCCCTCTTTCAGGTCCTTGGCCCGGCCGGCCACCACCAGGGCAGCGGCGGCATTGAACAGGGACACGTCGCGATAGGCGCCCTCGGCTCCGTCCAGCACGGTCCGAAGCGCCTTGGCATTATGCACGGCGTCGCCGCCCTTCAGGTCCTCGGCCGGATGGCGCTTGAGGCCCACGTCCTCCGGCATGATGGTGAAGGTGTGGATGCGGCCCTCGTCCAGCACGGCGATGTCGGTGCCGCCGGAGATGGTAATCTCGTCCAGCCCGTCGGACCCGTGCACCACGAAGGCCTTTTGCGACCCGAGCGTCCGCAGCACCTCTGCCAGCGGCACGATCCAGGACTTGGCGAACACGCCCACCATCTGCCGGGTGACGCCGGCCGGATTGGAGAGCGGCCCCAAGAGGTTGAAGATGGTGCGCGTGCCCATCTCCACCCGCGTCGGTCCCACATGCTTCATGGCCGGATGGTGGGAGGGCGCGAACATGAAGCCGATGCCGGCCTCCGCGATGCAGCGGGAGATGCCGGCCGGGTCAAGGTCGATGCGCACGCCCAGCGCCGCCAGCACGTCCGCCGCCCCCGACTTGGAGGACAGCGCCCGGTTGCCGTGCTTGGCCACCGGCACGCCGGCCCCCGCCACGATGAAGGAGGCGCAGGTGGAGATGTTGTAGGAGCCGGAGGCATCGCCGCCGGTACCCACCACGTCCACCGCTTCACTGGGGGCCTCGACGGAGAGCATCTTGGACCGCATGACGGAGACCGCGCCGGCGATCTCCTCCACCGTCTCGCCGCGCACACGCAGGCCCATGAGCAGCGCGCCCATCTGAGAGGGGGTGGCCTCGCCCGACATCATCTTGTCGAACACGTAGGCGGCCTCGTCGCGGGTGAGGCTCGCGCCGGTGGCCACCTTGCCGAGGAGGGGTTTGAACTCGTTCATGTCTCGTCCTCAGCCTCTCGTGCTCAGCCCTTGGCCTTCTGCGCATTGAAGGCGGCCGCGATTTCGAGGAAATTGCGGATCAGCGCGTGGCCATTCTCCGACGCGATGCTCTCCGGATGGAACTGTACGCCATGGATGGGCAGGCTCTTGTGGGCGAGGCCCATGATCAGCCCGTCCGCCGTGTGCGCCGTCACTTCCAAAGCGTCGGGCAGGGTGTCGCGCTCGACCACGAGGGAGTGGTAGCGCGTCGCCTGGAACGAATGGTTGAGCCCGCGGAAGACGCTTTTGCCCTCGTGCAGGATCTCGCTCAGCTTGCCGTGCATGGGGGTGGGCGCGCGCACCACGTCGCCGCCGAACACCTGCCCGATGGCCTGGTGGCCGAG belongs to Xanthobacter autotrophicus Py2 and includes:
- a CDS encoding glutamine amidotransferase of anthranilate synthase (TIGRFAM: glutamine amidotransferase of anthranilate synthase~PFAM: glutamine amidotransferase class-I~KEGG: acr:Acry_1233 anthranilate phosphoribosyltransferase), which gives rise to MTNVTLIDNYDSFTYNLVHYLGELGANVTVHRNDKVTIEEVLAEKPDAIVLSPGPCTPNEAGICLDLIAKAGESVPIFGVCLGHQAIGQVFGGDVVRAPTPMHGKLSEILHEGKSVFRGLNHSFQATRYHSLVVERDTLPDALEVTAHTADGLIMGLAHKSLPIHGVQFHPESIASENGHALIRNFLEIAAAFNAQKAKG
- a CDS encoding anthranilate phosphoribosyltransferase (TIGRFAM: anthranilate phosphoribosyltransferase~PFAM: glycosyl transferase family 3~KEGG: rpc:RPC_2467 anthranilate phosphoribosyltransferase), producing the protein MNEFKPLLGKVATGASLTRDEAAYVFDKMMSGEATPSQMGALLMGLRVRGETVEEIAGAVSVMRSKMLSVEAPSEAVDVVGTGGDASGSYNISTCASFIVAGAGVPVAKHGNRALSSKSGAADVLAALGVRIDLDPAGISRCIAEAGIGFMFAPSHHPAMKHVGPTRVEMGTRTIFNLLGPLSNPAGVTRQMVGVFAKSWIVPLAEVLRTLGSQKAFVVHGSDGLDEITISGGTDIAVLDEGRIHTFTIMPEDVGLKRHPAEDLKGGDAVHNAKALRTVLDGAEGAYRDVSLFNAAAALVVAGRAKDLKEGVEMARVSLDTGSARARLEHLVAVSEKLAPEAAQ